In the genome of Globicephala melas chromosome 3, mGloMel1.2, whole genome shotgun sequence, one region contains:
- the LYRM7 gene encoding complex III assembly factor LYRM7 isoform X3, translated as MSQAAKVLQLFKTLHRTRQQVFKNDARALEAARIKINEEFKCNKSETSPKKIEELIKIGSDVELILRTSVIQGIHTDHNTLRPPLS; from the exons GTTTTACAGCTCTTTAAAACACTGCACAGGACCAGacaacaagtttttaaaaatgatgctaGGGCATTAGAAG cagccagaataaagataaatgaaGAATTCAAATGTAATAAAAGTGAAACTTCTcctaagaaaatagaagag ctaATAAAAATAGGTTCTGATGTTGAGCTGATACTCAGAACATCTGTTATACAAGGTATTCACACAGACCACAATACGCTGA GGCCACCTTTATCATGA